TTTCTTCTGGACCGTCGCGGGTTTTCGTGCTCCTCGGGTCTCTCAGCTGGAGGTGGGTGTTGCCACGACTGGTCGGAAGGGTCAGCATCGACAATGCGCGGAGGCGCAGCAACGGCGGGCGGGACTACCGAATAGTTGTTCAAGGTGTTCGGACGGCGGTGACTCTGCGAGCGATGAACCACGTTGGAATGCGCAGGATGTTGAGGTGGAAGTGGCGGCACCGGTTCGTTGGTGGAGACGGAAAAGCGTCGGTCAAGATCGCCAGGGAATGCGACCGAAGATGGGAGATGCTCGACTGATCGGAATGCAGCAGAGTTGGTCGTGGGAGGAGTCTtgggcttttttttaaagaggggcatggagaaggaagtaACAGGGGGGGAGTGGGGAAGGAAATCgggaagaaggaggaaaaagggaGGAAGTATATGGGTATGAAAATGAGGGTGAGTTGTACAGGTGAGGAATAGGAGAGACAGTCTCCCCGCGAGTTTTGACTGGAGTAAAGGTAAAGGGACAGAGTGtttgtgttgttgttggattGACTGCAAGTGGAGAATCCGActgacgacgaagaggagaaaaggtGGGACACGTGCCTCGTCATTGGTGGGCGCAACACGAGGCTGGAGATTAAATTACTTCCATGTTATTTTTAGAGTTATCGTACCGTATCCATTCGGGCCATAAAATACCCTCCCTATTCAGGTACCGGAGTATGGGGAAACCAAAACATTTCAAATACCATTATACTGTTCGACATATCtggatgcaaaaagaaaaaaagccagaagaacaacaaaaATATCTCGtatcattctttcttctcgatTACATAGTAAGTCCCTCCGTACCTGAATTGAAAATACAACTGCTGACCATCGTATTCACAATGGGGCCGGTCAGGCAGAAATGATGCCTGAGCTTTAAGCTTGAGCGGCAACGATCGACGCCAAGGGATACCCGCTCAGCCTCAATCGCCAAGCATTCTTTCCATCAACAATGCTGTCCTCAAGGAATGTGCAGTCTCTCAATTTGGAATATTGTAGTGTGAAGAGGATAAGTTTAGaatgtttccttctttaacCCACCTCTAACCGTTTCTCCGTGACCCCGGTGCCGATCGCAATATCTCCTCGGCATTTGTGTTCCAATTATATACTTCCATAGCCCTACGTAGTTACTTTGAGTACTCCGCATGAAGATGAGTCCACCGCCGTTACCCCTTTTGATACTAGGTTATAGTACATAGTGTCCTACCACTTTAGTACCATGAGCCGGCGATGAGCTGCGTATATGGTGCTGCAATGGGATTGTTTACCAACCTATCCTGAGTATCTAATATTGTAACACGGGACGATTCTTTCGTAACAGAAGTGCTCTATAGCATAGATGAGAACTCTTTACCTGATAGCATGAGTTTATGGCAACACATCATTAACGTAGTGCTACTAAATCTCTTGACCGTATCCAAACTGTAGATATTCTgtccctttcttctttttttagggGGTGGCTGTTTAAAGTCCTGCAATGGACTTGAAAGGCTCCCGGATAGATCGTGATAAAATATCCATAATGGCCATTAATTACTCCTAAGGCTCGATCATCGCTCCGCACAACACTAGCACATCGATATCAACGATCAAGGCTTAAAAGACTTTCTATGCGGATGTCGAATCAGAAGTACCTACTTGGTACCGCTCACCTCGTTGGGTATGCAGTAGGAAACACCCAAAAACTAAAAAGGTGGACTCGCATTAGGTAGATACTATATCTAAGTAGACTACAGGGGATTTTTGAATAATTGCCTTGCttgtattttattactataagACAACATGTAATTTGCAGCACGTACCCTAATGTTGCCTCTCTGACATAGTCATAAATGATTTAAATTCATTCCAAATACGCAGCATTGAAGTCGCGTTACAGGTTACTATGGAATTGAAAATACAAAACTTTTCCTTACACACCCTGTTTAATTGACGTAACTCGGCcgggaggatgatgaatctGTATTATCATTTGTAGGCGAAACAACATAGCAGGTTAACAGAATGAATATACATCGCGCGGATACACATGTATATTCATTGAGGCTCAGTTATACTTAGTCCTTAGCGATAATCAGTCACTGGCAAAACCATTAGTAAACCACCAACGCAATGAATCATATAAGTATCACATTTACTTCTCAACTAGTGGGTATCATATTACAAACTCGATAACTGTAATCTCACTATCTTCCTAGAACATAATATAACCTCCTTGGTCAAAATGATAGCCTGACACCCCAGGCGGTACCCCAGTGCTAAGACATTATCAAACATCAGCCCCTTTGGTGGATATATCCAACTCGGTATGAACCACAATCCCCGGTGAGCGACACTCATCGTGTTGGTGCGCGTTACCGCTGACCTTGATTGTGACCTGTGTCGTCGTTCGTGACCAACGATCCGCGGGCCCCGTGAGTTCAACCTGAGAGCCAGTATCGGCGTCCAAATCCCTGACTCCGTGGATTGGGTAGTGCTTGCCGCTATGAAGGCTAGAAAAACTGGAATCGGACCGAGAGCTGGCCCGGCCATGGATGACAAGGAAGGATCGGACAATCGACGCGAGTGATTGGCCCCCGCGGAGGAGGGCGCCGTAGCATGGGAGACAGGCGGCTATGATAGAACAGTTGGTCTCGATGATCATGAAGACAAGCTGTTTGGAGTGGATATCTGGGGAACACCATGCTAGTGTCAGATGTGTATTCTAGTATGGCGACAGGCTATACTTACGGACTACGGATAGGTCGGTAGCCTCTTTGGCTATAGAAGCATGGAGCAGAACCAGCCGAATAATAGCAGCAGCGCAACATCTGGGGTTTGCGTAGGTCCTTGTTAGTACATGTATAGAGCGACTCGGGGAAGGGGACGAGAGCTTACAGGGCACCTAGCACGTAGACGAGAATGAGATCCCACACCCTGTGGGGAGACATGGGTAGGAACCAAAGCATGGGGAGCGGAAACAGCAAGACGACGACATTTAATGCGATACTGGTGGCGGATTGCGCGAACTCCATTGCGACTTGATCGAATCTAAAGTGGCCCTTTCCAGTCCATGCTCTGCTGATCGGATCACCTTCTAAGAGAATCAGCTGCATTATGTTTGTTAGTTCATCTGGGATACGTATGCCGAATTTAAGAACAACTCacgaggaagaaggtaaTTCCCCAGCATCCAACTATGGTAATGGCAATGCATGTAGCGATCTGGAACTTGGGGATGGAAAATGTTCGTTTATAGAATAGCAAGATCGAGATCTTCACGGCAGATAGGCTAACTTGGAGGATGGCACTGCAGATGAAAACGCATTGGAATGATCTTTGGATCCCCGTCGTCACACTGATTTTGTATTTCGAGATACCAGTGATACTGCCAAAAATCCAAATAGTAAGGCTCAAAGCAAAAGTAAGAAGCTTGTGGAACGTTAGCTATAAGTTTTATTCCATTAGGCTTGAGGATACATGCCCACCCTGCCAAGATCCACCAGTCATCGGCTGCTAATTTTAACCGTCCTATTCGGCGTGCTTGGAACCGGAGAATAATCGACATTAGAGACAGTATTGGAACTATGGTTGACACAATGACGAGGGCAACAGAGACGACCGGCGTCACGTTGATGGACATTGCAGCGTCCATGGCTGGGgccgttgaagaaaagaaagagggtcAGGGAGACAACATGTGGCCGAATGAGGGGATAAAAGAGTGATGAATTGAATCCAATCTCTGTGGCTTACTTTTTAAGAGGGGGGCTGAGAACCCAGGCTGTAACGTTATGCTCGGACATCTCCAGGGTTCTTTTCACTAAGATTGTGCAGAATGGAGGGTTGGGGCCAATTTTAGCAAGAAAAGACTTGGCCCTTGAGGGGCAGCAGAAGAACTGCccaaatgaaaaagaaaatggccCCCAATATGACATGCATGATCAAGacatggaagagaagaaagtcaGCTGTATTCCACGTGGCATTGGAAATGTTATTCGAGGACACTAAACGAGGCGTTTGCATGGAGCTAATGCAACAAGGTTTTGTCTGACACCCACGCTTACCAGACTACTGAGCAGCGGTGTGAAGAGTGCCTTGAGCCATAATACCAGAATCGTGTACATAATTGTGGCATTACTTTTACAGACTTTACCTTTCCCATGTCTTTCGCTCCGTGGTGACCAAATTGATCAAACGTTGCTCTATACTGGCGAAACTAGAGCGATGGAGAACCTGCAGTCTCCCCAGTTGATATCTTGTTGATCATGGAATGCCGGTGGCTGCTTTACATGGATATCTGAGGTTTTAATGAAACCGAATTCGAGGGATTTCGGAGGATTCTGACCGCAGGTTTGAGGATCCCTCGATGGCCAGTTATGTGCTATCTAGGTATTATCTGAAGGGCTTTAACTGACCCGAGAGTAACCTTTCTGCTTTCAAATTTACTTTTCTCCTAGAGCTGAATGCAATTTTCATCTGATTTTACCTGTGACAAACTTAAGGTCGGATAGCGTGTCGAAAGTCCTCCAGCATAAATCGCATATACTCGCATCCAGCCTCGTGCCTTACCTTTTTCGCTGTAAGGGATAACACTATAGCTTAACTTCCCATACTAACTCCGTAGTACTCGCTCTCGAATGCGTTACTGATTCCAACATGCTTCGAAAGCATGCAGTCCTTGCTAATGCAATTCCTTCGCCATGAGGAGGCACCGGTCAAGTATTAACATTGCTCTACAGGTTGATCTACTTGTGCCAATCTTACGAGCCACAGCCGGCCCTTCTCTACCCTATTTCTGGATTCCTCAGAGGAAATAATTTACTGTGCTGCAGGGAATTCATGGGTAACCCTAGACAGAATCGTCAACTCCCTATCCCATGTTTTTGCCATCAATGGTTAATTCGATTGTTTGAACAATAGCCTTAGAATTATAGCAATGATGGGCATGATGCTGCAAAAACGGCGGCAGAGTCTTGTAGAGTGAGCCTGGTTGATAGGAGATGGAGATATTGATATCCGACTCTTTTATGGTCCGACCGGGGTGTTAGCACAGCAGATTGGCCATCGACCGCAAGGCCTGCCTGCAGTCGCCTTTAGGACTGTAATGGCCCCAAGAGATTATATGACGCCGTGGGTATAGCACTTAATACAAGGGGGATATACCAAACGAGACCATAAAGTGATGTACCGCCCCATGATTTCATTGATCGACCCACAACCCTTTGTTAATGGATGTGATGGTTTAGAGTAGGTGCATAAGCATTAACAAAGGATTCCATCCCGAGGATATTGCGGCGCAGCAGCCGCCTAGGGCGTGCCCCCAAAAAGCAAGATCAATCAGGAATATATTAAGGAAACGCCAGTCTTTCTTcctatttctattatatccACCAAGAAACTCCCGTCTCCCATTCCCTGAGGCATTATGACCAAGCTCAATACCAAGCCAATTACCGTTTGGCTGACCCGTAAGCCGATTTGGATTTATGCTTCATGCACAGTATTACTGATTAATTTGTCCTGGCAGCTTCTGGCCCCAATCCATGGAAGGTACGAGCGCTGATCGACAGCACGGTGGATGCTgaaagaagatcaacggGGCGGATTTGCTGACTTCATCCTGGTGGATCTTCAGGTTGTCCTCATTCTTGAGGAACTCCAGGTTCCCTACGTGATTGAATCCTTCAGGTTTAACGATGTCAAGCTCAAGCCCTACACCGATATCTGTCCTAACGGTCGAGTCCCAGGTATGTATCACACTAATCTAGACCAGTCTCGAATCGTTGAATTCTTTGGAATGGACATGCTAAGCGGAACAAATAGCGATCGTCGATCCCAACACTAACCTAACCCTCTGGGAATCTGGTGCCATTATCCAGTATCTGGAAGAGGTCTACGACACGGACAAGAAGCTAACCTATGAGTCGCTCAACGAAAGGCAGCTGCTGAACCAGTACCTTCATTTCCAGATGAGCGGGCAAGGGCCCTACTTCGGCCAGGCTGGATGGTATGACAGCCCCTTTTACTCTCTGTttcctccctttccccaACTACCCCCAACCCAACATTCCACGGTGAAAAGATCATTcatattctaaaataatcAGGTTCAACGTCCTCCATCACGAAAGAATCCCCTCCGCCATAGAGCGCTACAACGACCAAGTAAAGCGCTTCCTGGAGGTGTTAAACACCTGTCTTGAAGGCAAAGCCTGGCTCGTGGGCGATAAATGCACTTTTGCAGATTTGTCCTTTGTGCCCTGGAACTGTCGCCTTGACATGCTGCTGCAGACACCCCCGGGCGAGGACCCACTGGCCAAATACCCCAATGTGCAGGCCTGGCATCACCGTATGGTGGATCGACCTTCATGGAAACGCTGCATGGAGGTTCGAGATAAACTTATGGATGATCAGGGTTTAATGCCTAATGGGATGCCCAAGGGgataaataatattcaaGAGTACGAGGCGGAGATTGCGCGGGAGGCTGctgagaaagggaaggagTAAATTGCAATAGGAGTGGTGATATATGTCAGTTTGTGAGATATACCCTACCAGCAAGTTTCGTTAAATCCGTACAAGATGAGAGATCGAATAGATATTTGTTCTTAATTTGATGGATCTACATTATTTTTCGAAGAAAATAATTAGCACAGAAAGTAGACCATGTGCCAATTCGCATGATATTACATCTAGACACAATTAATTTAGCACTTTAAAATGTTTAGGCTTAGGGTTACGTCCGTGCCCCAAGTTTGGGGGCCAAGAAATGGCTCCATGGATATTCTCCAATGCCCATCGATCGGTCCATGTACGTACTAAAATCTGACCGACCGAGAAAGACCgaactcctccttttcttcgcatCGACAGGAGAAGCAACAAGACAAGGCCCGTGCCCAATGTCACTCGGGAATCTacgaagagggagagggagtgAAAGGAACCGCTATTTAGAGTACtgcctttctttgctgtGTTCCATGGAATTTCCTGGCTTAGTTAGggctgtggaggatgaggagcagTGGCTACCATTGTACGCGGGTTAAATCGAGTTATATACAAAAGTGGGTGGAGAGAGACTTCAGAAAGGCAGTTGATCGGTGATTCGTATTGTATTTATTGGTGCTTTTATTTGACGGTCTACGCATGTAAGATTCTTCAAAACGAGAACGAAAACGAaaacgagaagaagggaagaaaagacatGATGTAACGTTAGAGTGAGACACAATTTAGAATGATGACTGTATCGGTGGGTATCTACTCCTAGACTAATTAACATATGGGATAAGCAGCTAAGTATTAATGGAATAGACGAGTAAACTAATGCACAACTTGACCAGGCATCCATAGCTGCAGTGTGACTGGGGTTCCTAGGTACTTCTCCGATGGGCTGATAATTGGGGGCCGTCTGCCTTGTCTCTGTGACATGGGTTTAGGAAACAGTAGAATGGCAGCTGAATTTAAAACTGGTATGTAAGGAACAGGCATCTCGTCTCATCTCAGCCGGTGATATCCGTGGAGAAGTGACATTGTTGGCTGGCATCCCTGCCCTATATCCTAAAATGACATCCGACTGAATGCTTGATTTCCCCCCCATTTTTACGATGTCCATAACTGTCACATTGCAGAGTACAACATGCTTCAACTACATGTATTGTATGTGTACTTTGCTGTGCTTTAACTGTTTAGTATTGAGCGTGTTTCAATCTAACAGCGCTACAGAGCTAGTTATAATCACTTTCAGCCTTCAAAGATACGGTTGATCCATCAACAAGATATTCAATTGTTTTTGCGAAGCGATAAAGGCTCTAGCCTCGAGTCACTAGCGATAGTCAAGATATAATACGCTAGACCATTTCTCATCTGGCAGCATCTGCTGGTGGAGCACTGGTAGCAGCCCTATGCCTTGCGGGGCCTCTACAACCTACTACGGATGATTTGCAAAACTCAGATCACTGGTTATAATTCAAACATCTATATcggaaaacaagaaatacTGCACCTCTTGTCCTGGCAGCAAAAAGAATTTCTTTGAAACATTGTGCAGGGCTAGCTTTGCCAGAATGGAGATTCTTCAATTGTAAGGTTAGACGAAGGgtgataatattataaatgTTATGTCGCTAATAAAGTGGAAAGTTGACATGGTTATTCTTATATAGATCCAAACCGTCCAGGCACGGGACCCGAATTTACAACTGGGAGATCAAACATCCGAcagactatttaaaaaataacaCTTGCAATGAGTGAATGTTGATCCAGTTCTCAAAATTGCAGGAACCAGTTTTTCAGAGCAACAATGCTCGGGGTGAGGACATTGGTGGTATAGTCATGGCGATCAAACTCGGAAAAGGCCTCCAAGGTACTCCAGGGACCTTGAGGTTGCGGCCGATAAGAGAGAATGACGCAGATGAtaacttcttctccctttccaaAATACATCCTCCCAATTATAACTTCGATTTTATTCAATATGTCTGCTATTATTGACCGGCTCCCATTGGAATTGCTTGAACTGGTTTGCGATGAACTAGATACGAGAGACTTGGCGTCGCTGGTTGGGACCTGCCGCGATACATACCACCGGACGATAAACCGCTTGGCGCAACGATATACGGAAATTCACTTGGACTTCTCGCAAGACAGCTTCAATCATATCCATGCGATTGCCAACAACAAGGTCATGCGACAGCAGGTCCATCGCCTGGTCGTGATGACGCCGGAGCCTTATCTCGGCCGAGACTTGCAATGGCAGCGAAGCGCAGCAGGCCACATACACAATCCGCTACAGATACCGGCCATTCAACGCTTTCGAGATGACCTCGTCGAAAGGCTTACGAATTGTCGTTCTTTTGTCATATCTCCCGTCAGAACCAAGTTCGTacccgaagaagaggacgtCAACGATAGTGAACACTTCAATCCCGACGATGCCGCTGGTATCTTGTTGGAAATAATTGCCGATGCGTCGCTACCCATGAAGCTATTCTGGTATGGCACTGGAGTTAATTATACATCAAATATCATGGATATTCGTCGATTACCAAAGAATCTCTTTACAAATCCCACTTTCAAGTCCGGGTGGGCGCAACTGGAAAATCTTCACCTGGACCACAAGCTTACGCCATAcaattattcttttattttgaaTATGATCCTCCATGCCCCTAATCTTCGCAAAATATACCTCAGTCTGGCACCACGAGATATGGCAATTGAGTTCTTCTCCCACCTTTCGCAATCTCCGTCTCTCCCTAGCTCACTGGAGAGGATTGCCTTGTGCTTCACGTCGGTACGAGCGGTTGACCTCATCACAATCCTCAGTCATTCTCGACAGACGCTTAAACGCCTCATTTTAGATGATATTGGGGGTCTATCATCGGACGGGTCCAAGCTGCATAATCAATTACAGGGTTGCTTCCCACGGCTGGAGACTATCGATTTCAAcaaatgccaatgacatTGGACGATGTATTCTTTTAGCGATGATTCAATATACCATactttttgttctttgatGTGTGTGTAGGTAGTTGATCAGAAGAACGCCCCGTTATATCACCATTTCCTATGCGGAAACTATGATCAACGTGTAATATATATTCGGTAATTTCACGACTTGAACTCAACGCTACCAAATTACCGacttcatcgtcttcacctTCGCTCTAAACCATTCAGTATTGCATGACCACTTTTATTCGACGAATACCTACTACCTTTCACAAGAGACAACGAAAATTAGAAGCCCAAAGACGGTTCATTATTGGAGTCTATGACATTTGGGAAGCTCCGATAAGATAAGGGAAATTGGTTGTATTCGAAGTAGTGGGGCCCGGCAAACGGTGGGGGCGAAGCCCAGTCAACTTCATATAAGACTCTGGACCGCCCCAACCACGTTAAACAGTTCCTATAGCCCCTCTCTGTTGATTTCTCTCAGCGGTGCCTCGATTTGAACTGTATAACCATGGCCGAAAGCTCTTCTGTGGCTCAGCCACCTCTGAGAATCGGTACCCGACGGTCAAAGTTGGCTATTGTCCAAGCCGAGGGTATCCGTGATAGCCTGCAGAAAACTGCACCGAACCGGTCCTATGAGATTGAAACACTACACACCCTGGGTGATAAAGACAAGTCTACAGCCCTTTACAACTTCGGCGCAAAGAGTCTGTGGACCAGtgagttggaggagaagctgaCCTCTGGCCAATTGGACGTCATCGTGCACTGTCTTAAAGGTAAATCCGCTACTGTGCCCCCACTCAATGCCGATGAGCAATCTTATAACCATTGATTAGATATGCCAACCACGCTGCCCGAGTCGTGCGATCTCGCGGCAATTACTCTCCGCGATGATCCACGTGATGCGCTAGTTATCAAGGCCGGTCTGCCTTACACTAGCTTGCAGACACTCCCTGAAGGCGCAGTAGTTGGCACTTCGTCGGTGCGGCGCTCGGCGCAACTTCTCCGCCTCTACCCCCATCTGCGCTTTGCCAACCTGCGTGGCAATGTTGAGACCCGCTTGGCCAAAGTTGATAATCCAGAGAGTGAGTATACCTGCATGATAATGTCTGCCGCTGGCCTTGAGCGCATTGGCCTCAAGCATCGCATCAACCAATACATAGGCTCTAAGGACGGTGGCATTCTGCATGCAGTCGGCCAGGGAGCACTTGGCTTGGAAACTCGCAAGGGAGACAGCAGTACCCAAGAGTTGCTTAATAAGCTGGTTGATGAAAAGTCGACTCTCGCCTGTCTCGCGGAGCGGGCCCTTCTACGGACCCTTGAAGGTGGCTGTAGTGTCCCAATTGGCGTTGAGACGGAGTGGGTCGATCAATCGGAATATTTCCTGAGAATGCGCGCTATTGTGGTCAGTCTTGACGGGACCCAAAGCGTTCAAGACACTATTGATGCAACAGTGCGGACCAAGGATGAAGCGACAGTGTTTGGGAAAGAGCTGGCTACAAGACTTGTGACAGCGGGCGCAGATGCGATTCTGAAAgatatcaacaccaaccGACCGCCCAAGGACTGATGATTAGCGTTGTTGCTATGTAGTTTTGTATGAAAATACCCTCCACTCTGGGCATTCAGAAAATAAACGGCTTCGTTCACCTTCGATCTCCGTGACTTGGCCTGTGCTTGCCTTTCTACGGACTTGGAGCGGCTTTGTTTAGCGGTGGTATTCCACCTGGTATTAGGGTCACTCTATGGCtgctatattttaaatagcgGCTATTGTCCACTTCATTCCACTGCCAGGGTCATAATTTCGTCGGATAGTGGGTCGTGCAGCGATTCAGATGCAGGGACCAGAAAAGCACGTGACACGGACGAGGTTCCGGAAGACCGAATGTGAACTGCGATTCACCAGTAGTTACTTGAGTCCTGGCTGTTGTCGCATAAGCTAAATACCATGGAGCATGTTCATTTTGCCTAGCCGTGTTGCTGAGGACTACTCGATCTTCTAAAAACCGACAACAATGCAGATTCGGCTTTTTAAGGGACGGCGGACCGAGCCGGTAGGGAGACATGAATGGAATTGTTCCACGAGGGTAGCGAAGTCTCATCAACTAACTCGTGCTACAAATTTTAGATGCAGTGCAGAACCATGAAACCCGATTCGCTAGTCGGAACGCCACATATGTGAAGCTCAAAAGAATCCAAAGGGTCTCGAATCAACGGTCAGAATACTCCGAATTGGGCTCTGCCCTAAGTGTCTGGTCGTGGTAGGGTCTCGGTTAATACGAAGAATGACCCACGCTGGCCCACACCCTCACCGTCCATCGTTACCCTTATTGGATGGAATAATTCCGGATATTACAGGAGATCCTCACTATCTTGAGATAGTCCTGCGACCGCTGGAtcccctttttctcctgaATTTAAGCACGTTGGGCTTGGGAAACCACCTCGTGCTGAGTTGCGCTTAAGGAAATACCAGACTTTGGTCGACTAAAGAATAGTTTTGATGGTAGTGGCCCTCTGAAGAAGGACTGATAACAATGCAAGTCTTCAAGTCGATACCCTCCAAGCAAGGCATTTTATGTAATTCCAATGCATGGACCACCACACCCTGATGGCTAGTTCGACCGGCGCCGGTTCTAACCAAGGCACTAAGTCGCATGAATCGAAAGACCAACAGGTCGCTCCTATTCTGCG
This window of the Aspergillus flavus chromosome 8, complete sequence genome carries:
- a CDS encoding glutathione S-transferase; amino-acid sequence: MTKLNTKPITVWLTPSGPNPWKVVLILEELQVPYVIESFRFNDVKLKPYTDICPNGRVPAIVDPNTNLTLWESGAIIQYLEEVYDTDKKLTYESLNERQLLNQYLHFQMSGQGPYFGQAGWFNVLHHERIPSAIERYNDQVKRFLEVLNTCLEGKAWLVGDKCTFADLSFVPWNCRLDMLLQTPPGEDPLAKYPNVQAWHHRMVDRPSWKRCMEVRDKLMDDQGLMPNGMPKGINNIQEYEAEIAREAAEKGKE
- a CDS encoding putative porphobilinogen deaminase Hem3, which translates into the protein MAESSSVAQPPLRIGTRRSKLAIVQAEGIRDSLQKTAPNRSYEIETLHTLGDKDKSTALYNFGAKSLWTSELEEKLTSGQLDVIVHCLKDMPTTLPESCDLAAITLRDDPRDALVIKAGLPYTSLQTLPEGAVVGTSSVRRSAQLLRLYPHLRFANLRGNVETRLAKVDNPESEYTCMIMSAAGLERIGLKHRINQYIGSKDGGILHAVGQGALGLETRKGDSSTQELLNKLVDEKSTLACLAERALLRTLEGGCSVPIGVETEWVDQSEYFLRMRAIVVSLDGTQSVQDTIDATVRTKDEATVFGKELATRLVTAGADAILKDINTNRPPKD